TGACCCCGATACTGACGTATGCGATAGTGGGCGCCGCCGTTATGCTTGATGACCCCTGTACCGTTATCGTCTTACGTTCTTTCGCCTGCTCTGCGGAAGAGAGGGCAGGGCATGCACCGATCACCATTGCTCCGATCAAAGCAAAAATCATCATGGTTGATTTAAATGAAGTGGAATATATTTTCATAATATGGTCTCCTTTCACGGGACAAATTTTGATATAAACAGTTAAATCATATATCATTCATTGGATCAGGGATAGGATGAAAAGTAAAATATCGGGGGGATATTAAGATGCTTGAGGTCAAGAATGTCGGGCTAAAAATAAAAGGCGACAATGGCGAGATCCAGGTATTAAAAGACGTGAATTTCACCTTGGAAGATAAAAAGATCTATGTAATGACGGGCCCCAACGGCGGCGGAAAATCCGTAACGGCCAAGACGATCATGGGTATCCACCGGCCCACCAACGGGCGGATCTTGCTGGATGGCGTGGACATAACGGACAAGGAGCTCTACGAACGTGCCAGGATGGGCATCGGTTACGCATTTCAGCAGCCTGCCCGCTTTAAGGGCATCAAGGTGCGTGAACTTTTGGAAATAGCCGGAGGGAAAAATGCGTCAGCTGATACGTGCGATCATCTTTACGACGTGGGTCTGTGCGCTCAGGATTATCTGGACCGCGAGATCAATGCCAGCTTTTCCGGAGGAGAGGTCAAGCGGATAGAGATAGCAACGATCTTGGCCCGTGACCTGAAGCTCGCCATCTTTGACGAGCCTGAGGCGGGGATAGATCTTTGGAGCATGCAGAGGCTGACGGAAACTTTCGAAAAGATGAACAGGAAATATGATACAACTATCCTGATAATATCACACCAGGAACGGATCCTTAATTTGGCCGACGAGATCATCATGGTTGCCGAAGGGACTGTCAGCGAGATAACCAACCGTGAAAAGGTTCTTGGAGAGATCAGCCGGCTCGATTCGGATTGCAGGTGCAGGCAGAATTGCAGCAAGGGAGGGAAAGCAATTGCTGGATGCGATAGATAAAAAACTGTTGGCCGAGGTTGCGGATCTGCATGAGATGCCCCACGGAGCATTCAATATCCGTAAAAACGGACAGGGCGTCGAACGTAAAACGACCGCGAATATCGATATCATTACGAAAAAAGACAAGCCCGGCATAGATGTCATCATAAAGCCCGGCACTAAAGGAGAGAGCGTACATATCCCCGTTATCCTCTCTGAAGGGATGGAGGATATGGTTTACAACACATTCGAGGTGGGAGAGGGCTCGGACGTGCTCCTTGTGGCGGGCTGCGGGATCCACAATCCGGGCACACAAAAGGCTCAGCACGACGGGATCCATGAATTCTTTGTGCGCAAGGATGCCCGCATGAAGTATGTAGAAAAGCACTACGGCGAGGGGGACGGCAG
This portion of the Synergistaceae bacterium DZ-S4 genome encodes:
- a CDS encoding ATP-binding cassette domain-containing protein, whose amino-acid sequence is MLEVKNVGLKIKGDNGEIQVLKDVNFTLEDKKIYVMTGPNGGGKSVTAKTIMGIHRPTNGRILLDGVDITDKELYERARMGIGYAFQQPARFKGIKVRELLEIAGGKNASADTCDHLYDVGLCAQDYLDREINASFSGGEVKRIEIATILARDLKLAIFDEPEAGIDLWSMQRLTETFEKMNRKYDTTILIISHQERILNLADEIIMVAEGTVSEITNREKVLGEISRLDSDCRCRQNCSKGGKAIAGCDR